A genomic window from Punica granatum isolate Tunisia-2019 chromosome 2, ASM765513v2, whole genome shotgun sequence includes:
- the LOC116196850 gene encoding 3-ketoacyl-CoA thiolase 2, peroxisomal, giving the protein MDKAIDRQRVLLQHLRPSSSVYAATDSTSLSASACLAGDSAAYQRSSVFGDDVVIVAAYRTALCKSKRGGFKDTYPDDLLAPVLKALIEKTNVNPSEVGDIVVGTVLAPGSQRASECRMAAFYAGFPETVPVRTVNRQCSSGLQAVADVAAAIKAGFYDIGIGAGLESMTANPMAWEGSVNPKVKAFAQAQDCLLPMGVTSENVAHRFGVTRQEQDQAALDSHRKAAAATAAGRFKDEIIPVATKIVDPKTGDEKPVTIAVDDGIRPNASLSDLSKLKPVFKKDGTTTAGNSSQVSDGAGAVLLMKRSVAMRKGLPILGVFRTFAAVGVDPAIMGVGPAVAIPAAVKSAGLELDDIDLFEINEAFASQFVYCRNKLRLDPAKINVNGGAMAIGHPLGATGARCVATLLHEMKRRGKDCRFGVVSMCIGTGMGAAAVFERGDAADELCNARTVEKSNIFLSKDAK; this is encoded by the exons ATGGACAAGGCGATCGACCGACAGAGAGTCCTCCTCCAGCACCTCCGCCCTTCTTCCTCCGTCTACGCCGCCACCGATTCCACCTCGCTTTCC GCATCTGCTTGTCTGGCTGGTGATAGTGCTGCTTACCAAAGGTCTTCCGTCTTTGGGGACGATGTAGTAATTGTAGC GGCATATCGCACAGCACTTTGCAAGTCCAAGCGAGGTGGATTCAAGGACACCTACCCAGATGATCTGCTTGCACCTGTTTTGAAG GCCCTGATAGAGAAAACGAATGTGAATCCAAGTGAAGTTGGGGATATTGTTGTGGGTACAGTGTTGGCACCTGGATCTCAAAGAGCAAGTGAATGCAGGATGGCAGCATTCTATGCTGGTTTCCCTG AAACTGTGCCTGTGCGAACAGTGAACAGGCAATGTTCATCTGGTCTACAGGCCGTTGCCGATGTAGCTGCAGCTATTAAAGCTGGGTTCTATGATATTG GCATTGGGGCGGGGCTCGAATCCATGACTGCTAATCCAATGGCTTGGGAGGGATCGGTCAACCCAAAa GTAAAAGCCTTTGCCCAAGCTCAAGATTGTCTTCTTCCTATGGGTGTTACTTCTGAAAATGTGGCACATCGTTTTGGTGTCACACGGCAAGAGCAGGATCAAGCTGCT TTGGACTCTCACCGGAAGGCTGCAGCTGCTACTGCTGCTGGCAGATTTAAAGATGAAATTATCCCTGTGGCCACCAAG ATTGTTGACCCAAAAACTGGTGACGAGAAACCAGTGACAATCGCTGTCGATGATGGGATTCGGCCAAACGCTTCGCTATCAGACCTCTCAAAGCTCAAGCCAGTCTTTAAAAAAGACGGCACCACCACAGCTG GAAATTCAAGTCAAGTGAGTGATGGTGCTGGAGCTGTTCTCCTTATGAAGAGGAGTGTTGCAATGCGCAAGGGACTTCCGATTCTTGGTGTCTTCAG GACTTTTGCTGCTGTTGGTGTTGACCCTGCCATTATGGGTGTTGGCCCGGCTGTTGCAATTCCTGCAGCTGTCAAGTCTGCTGGTCTTGAACTTGATGATATCGACCTTTTCGAGATAAATGAG GCTTTTGCATCTCAATTTGTCTATTGCCGGAACAAGCTACGCCTTGATCCAGCAAAGATCAATGTCAATGGAGGTGCTATGGCTATTGGACATCCGTTGGGCGCAACAG GGGCCCGATGTGTTGCAACTTTGCTGCATGAGATGAAGCGTAGAGGAAAAGACTGCCGCTTCGGTGTTGTATCAATGTGCATAG GAACGGGCATGGGGGCAGCAGCAGTTTTTGAGAGAGGGGACGCAGCTGACGAACTCTGCAATGCGAGGACAGTTGAGAAGAGTAACATCTTCTTGTCCAAGGATGCAAAATAG